One window of Globicephala melas chromosome 5, mGloMel1.2, whole genome shotgun sequence genomic DNA carries:
- the UGDH gene encoding UDP-glucose 6-dehydrogenase — protein MFEIKKICCIGAGYVGGPTCSVIAHMCPEIRVTVVDVNESRINAWNSPTLPIYEPGLKEVVESCRGKNLFFSTNIDDAIKEADLVFISVNTPTKTYGMGKGRAADLKYIEACARRIVQNSYGYKIVTEKSTVPVRAAESIRRIFDANTKPNLNLQVLSNPEFLAEGTAIKDLKNPDRVLIGGDETPEGQRAVQALCAVYEHWVPREKILTTNTWSSELSKLAANAFLAQRISSINSISALCEATGADIEEVATAIGMDQRIGNKFLKASVGFGGSCFQKDVLNLVYLCEALNLPEVARYWQQVIDMNDYQRRRFASRIIDSLFNTVTDKKIAILGFAFKKDTGDTRESSSIYISKYLMDEGAHLHIYDPKVPREQIVVDLSHPGVSEDDQVARLVTISKDPYEACDGAHAVVICTEWDMFKELDYERIHKKMLKPAFIFDGRRVLDGLHNELQTIGFQIETIGKKVSSKRIPYAPSGEIPKFSLQDLPNKKPRV, from the exons ATGTTTGAAATTAAGAAGATCTGCTGCATCGGCGCAGGCTATGTTGGAGGACCCACATGTAGTGTCATTGCTCATATGTGCCCTGAAATCAGGGTAACAGTTGTTGATGTCAATGAATCAAGAATCAATGCATGGAACTCTCCTACACTTCCTATTTATGAG ccagGACTAAAAGAAGTGGTAGAATCCTGTCGaggaaaaaatctatttttttctaccaATATTGATGATGCCATTAAAGAAGCTGATcttgtatttatttct GTGAACACTCCAACCAAGACCTACGGAATGGGGAAAGGCCGCGCAGCAGATCTGAAGTACATTGAAGCTTGTGCTAGACGCATTGTGCAAAACTCATACGGGTACAAAATTGTGACTGAGAAAAGCACAGTCCCAGTGCGGGCAGCAGAGAGTATTCGTCGAATATTTGATGCAAACACAAAACCTAACTTGAATTTACAG GTGCTGTCCAACCCTGAGTTCTTGGCAGAAGGAACGGCCATCAAGGACCTGAAGAACCCAGACAGAGTACTGATTGGAGGGGATGAAACCCCAGAGGGTCAGAGAGCTGTGCAGGCACTGTGTGCTGTGTATGAGCACTGGGTTCCCAGAGAAAAGATCCTCACCACTAATACTTGGTCTTCAGAACTTTCTAAACTG gcagCAAATGCTTTTCTAGCACAGAGAATCAGTAGCATTAACTCTATAAGTGCCCTCTGTGAAGCAACAGGAGCTGATATAGAAGAGGTGGCAACAGCCATTGGAATGGACCAGAGAATTGGAAATAAGTTTCTGAAAGCCAGTGTCG gtTTTGGTGGGAGTTGCTTTCAAAAGGATGTTCTGAATTTGGTTTATCTCTGTGAGGCTCTAAATTTGCCCGAAGTAGCTCGTTATTGGCAGCAG GTCATAGACATGAATGACTACCAGAGAAGGAGGTTTGCTTCCCGGATTATAGACAGTCTGTTTAATACAGTGACTGATAAGAAGATAGCTATTTTGGGGTTTGCATTCAAAAAGGACACCGGTGATACGAG agaGTCGTCTAGTATATATATTAGCAAATATTTGATGGATGAAGGTGCACACCTCCATATATATGATCCAAAAGTACCAAGGGAACAAATAGTTGTGGATCTTTCTCATCCAGGAGTTTCAGAGGATGACCAAG TGGCCCGGCTGGTGACCATTTCCAAGGACCCCTATGAAGCATGTGATGGTGCCCATGCTGTTGTGATTTGCACTGAATGGGACATGTTTAAG GAACTGGACTATGAACGCATTCATAAAAAAATGCTGAAGCCAGCCTTTATCTTTGATGGACGACGTGTCCTGGATGGGCTCCACAATGAACTACAAACCATTGGCTTCCAG atTGAAACAATTGGCAAAAAGGTGTCTTCAAAGAGAATTCCATATGCACCTTCTGGTGAAATTCCAAAGTTTAGTCTTCAGGATCTACCCAACAAGAAACCCAGAGTATAG